From a region of the Tenggerimyces flavus genome:
- a CDS encoding MFS transporter has product MLWAANAVSLAGTAVTGIALPMIAIYDLHASPLEIGLLTTMTWLPQLALGLPAGVLVDRIRRRPLLVAADVGRALILAAVPLVAALGVLHLWTLYVVAAATGVLTMLFGLGWTAYLPFLIDRDRLVDGNSKLEATNTVIGIAGPGLGGLLVQLMSAALALVADAASYLLSAACLAAIRAKEPNPPRQRRIHLFRELGEGARFLTQHPLAAAFVAFFAFGALVMAAHQTLLVLFLVRTVGLPPGAVGGLLAVGGAGGFLGALLAPRLSQRLGPARTLRLAVTISFPLGLLIPLTQPGWGLTAYIVGAAVLGAGLTVTNIIPFSYLLSICPAELLGRVASVARTLQYAGSVLGGILGGTLASWLGVRSTMWITMVALLPLAILIAASPLQHLRDLPSSSRTT; this is encoded by the coding sequence ATGCTCTGGGCGGCCAACGCCGTGAGTCTCGCGGGAACTGCCGTGACCGGTATCGCGCTGCCGATGATCGCGATCTATGACCTGCACGCTTCGCCGTTGGAGATCGGGTTGCTGACGACGATGACGTGGCTTCCGCAACTGGCGCTGGGCCTGCCGGCCGGTGTGCTGGTCGACCGGATACGACGCCGGCCCTTGCTGGTGGCCGCGGACGTGGGTCGGGCACTGATCTTGGCGGCCGTTCCGCTCGTTGCGGCTCTCGGCGTTCTGCACTTGTGGACGCTGTACGTCGTGGCGGCGGCGACTGGCGTTCTGACGATGCTGTTCGGTCTCGGCTGGACTGCCTACCTGCCGTTCCTGATCGACCGGGACCGGCTGGTCGACGGCAACAGCAAACTCGAGGCCACCAACACCGTGATCGGCATCGCAGGACCAGGGCTAGGCGGGCTCCTCGTTCAGCTGATGAGCGCAGCGCTCGCGTTAGTGGCAGATGCCGCCAGCTACCTTCTCTCCGCGGCGTGCCTCGCAGCGATCCGAGCCAAGGAGCCCAACCCACCGCGCCAGCGAAGGATCCATCTGTTCCGGGAGCTCGGCGAGGGGGCCAGGTTCCTCACCCAGCACCCCCTCGCCGCCGCATTCGTCGCCTTCTTCGCCTTCGGCGCACTGGTCATGGCCGCACACCAGACCCTGCTCGTGCTCTTCCTCGTCCGCACAGTGGGCCTCCCACCCGGAGCTGTCGGTGGACTCCTCGCCGTCGGAGGTGCGGGCGGGTTCCTCGGTGCGCTGCTCGCACCACGGCTCAGCCAGCGCCTGGGCCCCGCCCGCACACTGCGTCTGGCGGTGACGATCAGCTTCCCCCTTGGGCTGCTCATCCCGTTGACCCAGCCGGGCTGGGGCCTGACCGCTTACATCGTCGGAGCGGCCGTGCTCGGGGCCGGCCTCACCGTGACCAACATCATCCCGTTCAGCTATCTCCTTTCGATCTGCCCGGCCGAACTCCTTGGACGCGTCGCATCGGTCGCGCGGACACTGCAATACGCCGGCAGCGTTCTCGGCGGGATTCTCGGCGGGACGCTCGCCAGCTGGCTCGGAGTCAGATCCACCATGTGGATCACCATGGTCGCCCTCCTACCCCTCGCGATCCTCATCGCGGCCTCGCCGCTGCAACACCTCCGCGACCTACCGAGCAGCAGTCGGACCACCTGA
- a CDS encoding helix-turn-helix domain-containing protein: MDKLLLTTTEAAQRLGIGRSALYDLIRTRRLRTVKIGARRLVPVDALPEVIAVLVEETAA, encoded by the coding sequence ATGGACAAGCTCTTGTTGACGACGACGGAAGCCGCCCAGCGCCTAGGTATCGGTCGGTCTGCGCTCTACGACTTGATCCGAACGCGGCGGCTACGAACCGTCAAGATCGGGGCTCGACGGCTCGTACCTGTCGACGCCCTGCCCGAAGTGATAGCCGTTCTCGTCGAGGAGACCGCCGCATGA
- a CDS encoding spherulation-specific family 4 protein, whose protein sequence is MSIAQQLAVPTYFPPRDETVAYWDKLTKSGKNVSIAIANPFNGPHDLVDPNYTRVIKAAVDSGITMLGYVDIGYFGTTGHTTRLGATDPDAWLAQAQQDVNAWYELYGDAGIGGIFFDQVTNQCGTDNEYVHRISMLNAYLKELHIDAISVTNQGTGMDECYRDSADILLAFEGTLTTYREWEPPAWTLEEDPHKFWHLIYDTQTEAELTEAIILSKVRNAGYVYVTPGVMPNPWNLLPSDGYWGKHIELLEPWRRDRTPPSEPNGLRWVGRTSTTITLAWDKVPSRHGVVAYDVYDDGLRVATASKGATSAVVRDLEADSRHEFTVRARDAAGNRSGATDELRVSTLDSDRRRPQAPTGLSGIASTPTSVWLTWVPAVDPDGEVAKYDVYRDGKRILSLPPATVSIAIGALKSATTYEFHLVARDQSGNASPASAKVSLTTPPDPQTPPTP, encoded by the coding sequence GTGTCGATTGCCCAGCAACTCGCCGTTCCGACGTACTTTCCGCCAAGAGACGAAACCGTCGCGTACTGGGACAAGCTCACGAAGTCCGGCAAGAACGTCAGCATCGCGATCGCGAACCCGTTCAACGGCCCGCACGACCTCGTGGATCCCAACTACACAAGGGTGATCAAGGCCGCCGTCGACTCGGGCATCACCATGCTCGGGTACGTCGACATCGGCTACTTCGGCACGACCGGCCACACCACGCGGCTCGGCGCGACCGACCCCGACGCGTGGCTTGCCCAGGCTCAGCAGGACGTCAACGCCTGGTACGAGCTGTACGGCGACGCGGGCATTGGCGGCATCTTCTTCGACCAGGTCACCAACCAGTGCGGCACGGACAACGAATACGTCCACCGCATCTCGATGCTGAACGCGTATCTCAAAGAGCTCCACATCGACGCGATCTCGGTGACGAACCAGGGCACCGGCATGGACGAGTGTTACCGCGACTCGGCCGACATTCTGCTCGCGTTCGAAGGCACCCTCACCACGTACCGCGAATGGGAACCGCCCGCGTGGACGCTCGAAGAGGACCCGCACAAGTTCTGGCACCTGATCTACGACACGCAGACCGAGGCCGAACTGACCGAGGCGATCATCCTGTCCAAGGTCCGGAACGCCGGGTACGTCTACGTCACCCCGGGCGTCATGCCCAACCCGTGGAACCTGCTGCCGAGCGACGGGTACTGGGGGAAGCACATCGAGCTGCTCGAGCCGTGGCGGCGCGACCGCACCCCGCCGTCGGAGCCGAACGGGCTCCGCTGGGTCGGCCGCACGTCGACGACGATCACACTCGCCTGGGACAAGGTGCCGAGCCGGCACGGCGTTGTGGCTTACGACGTGTACGACGACGGCCTGCGCGTCGCGACGGCGAGCAAGGGCGCGACGTCCGCGGTGGTGCGGGACCTCGAGGCGGACAGCCGGCACGAGTTCACCGTGCGGGCGCGCGACGCGGCGGGCAACCGTTCCGGCGCGACCGACGAGCTCCGCGTGTCGACGCTCGACTCCGACCGCCGCCGCCCGCAGGCGCCGACGGGACTCTCGGGCATCGCCTCGACACCGACGAGCGTCTGGCTCACCTGGGTGCCAGCGGTCGATCCGGACGGCGAGGTCGCGAAGTACGACGTCTACCGCGACGGCAAGCGCATCCTCAGCCTCCCGCCGGCAACCGTGTCGATCGCGATCGGCGCCCTGAAGTCGGCGACGACGTACGAGTTCCACCTCGTCGCCCGCGACCAGAGCGGCAACGCCTCGCCTGCCTCTGCCAAGGTCAGCTTGACGACGCCACCCGACCCGCAGACACCGCCAACGCCATAA
- a CDS encoding site-specific integrase produces the protein MTRRRKIGRKRPNGNGTVYQRKDGRWVGRAYLLMGDGTTQRRDFYADTEAKVRGKLVDALSRSQQDVPAEATGWTLALFLAYWLEHIVRPARKPKTHHGYEVIVRVYLVPQLGRKKLHKLSAPDVRHFLTRMRNTCPCCLHGLDERRPEGQRRCCALRPKNCCQFPSDRLVQQAHAVLRNALQAAVREELLARNVAKLVQVSGPSYEINRWLNVEQARKFRATASEDRLEALYVLALYLGLRRGKLLGLRWDDIGLDAGALEVRRTLQRVGSRLQPVTPKTRSSRRTVPLIGLCHDALVSHKERQAQERAEAGSSWESTGYVFTSRRGTPIEPDNLRRSWYPLRDAAGLGPIRFHDLRHSCVTLLLDLGVPPHVVRDIVGHADIEVTMTIYAHASMTEKREAPEEAR, from the coding sequence ATGACTCGACGACGCAAGATCGGACGTAAGCGCCCGAACGGGAATGGCACGGTCTACCAGCGCAAGGACGGACGCTGGGTCGGGCGGGCGTACCTCCTCATGGGCGACGGGACGACGCAGCGAAGGGACTTCTACGCCGACACCGAGGCCAAAGTCCGCGGCAAGCTCGTGGATGCACTGAGCCGCTCCCAGCAAGACGTACCCGCTGAGGCAACCGGTTGGACGTTGGCGCTGTTCCTGGCGTACTGGCTGGAGCACATCGTTCGACCGGCACGGAAGCCGAAGACGCATCATGGCTACGAGGTGATCGTTCGCGTCTACCTGGTGCCGCAGCTGGGCAGGAAGAAGCTGCACAAACTCTCCGCGCCAGACGTCCGGCACTTCCTCACTCGAATGCGGAACACCTGTCCGTGCTGCCTGCATGGACTCGACGAGCGCCGTCCCGAAGGTCAGCGACGGTGCTGTGCTTTACGACCGAAGAACTGTTGCCAGTTCCCATCTGATCGACTCGTACAGCAAGCCCACGCGGTATTGCGCAACGCGTTGCAGGCCGCCGTCCGCGAGGAACTGCTCGCCAGGAATGTGGCCAAGCTCGTGCAGGTCTCCGGCCCGAGCTACGAGATCAACCGCTGGTTGAACGTTGAGCAGGCGCGGAAGTTTCGGGCCACTGCCAGCGAGGACCGGCTAGAGGCGCTCTACGTGCTCGCGCTCTACCTCGGCCTGCGCCGAGGCAAGCTGCTCGGACTCAGATGGGACGACATCGGTCTAGACGCTGGGGCCTTGGAGGTCCGAAGGACCCTGCAACGCGTCGGCTCACGCCTCCAACCGGTGACGCCGAAGACTCGGTCCTCCCGTAGAACTGTCCCGCTGATCGGCCTCTGCCACGACGCGTTGGTCTCGCACAAGGAACGACAGGCTCAGGAACGCGCTGAGGCCGGGTCGAGCTGGGAGTCGACCGGCTACGTCTTCACCTCGCGTCGAGGTACTCCCATCGAGCCGGACAACCTGCGTCGGAGCTGGTACCCGCTCCGCGATGCCGCTGGGCTCGGTCCGATCCGGTTTCATGATCTACGGCACAGCTGCGTGACCCTGCTACTTGATCTTGGCGTGCCGCCGCACGTGGTCCGAGACATCGTCGGACACGCCGACATCGAGGTCACGATGACGATCTACGCCCACGCCTCAATGACGGAGAAGCGGGAAGCCCCTGAGGAAGCTCGATGA
- a CDS encoding glycoside hydrolase family 16 protein: MDRQLVFEDDFDGSELDRGVWLPHYFPAWSSRAATKATYELKDSQLWLTIPIDQGLWCEQEHPTPLRVSGIQSGNYSGPVGSTQGQQPFRDGLVVREAQDTFWGWTPEYGRLEIRLRGEVTQRSMVGVWMIGLEDRPERCGEILLNEVFGESVKAGESCEVGVGLRPFRDPDVADAFTAPRLAVDVADFHTYAVEWTAERADFFVDDEQVHTSAKPPRYPMQMEIAVFDFPDKSTGDDHDAVPALVVDWVRQYA; this comes from the coding sequence ATGGACAGGCAGCTCGTGTTCGAGGACGACTTCGACGGGTCGGAGCTCGACAGAGGCGTGTGGCTTCCGCACTACTTCCCGGCCTGGAGCTCGCGCGCGGCGACGAAGGCCACCTACGAGCTCAAGGACTCCCAACTCTGGCTGACCATTCCCATCGACCAGGGCCTGTGGTGCGAGCAAGAGCACCCCACGCCGTTGCGTGTCTCCGGCATCCAGTCCGGCAACTACTCCGGCCCCGTCGGCAGCACGCAAGGGCAGCAGCCGTTCCGGGACGGGCTCGTCGTCAGGGAGGCGCAGGACACCTTCTGGGGATGGACGCCGGAGTACGGGCGACTCGAGATCCGGCTCAGGGGCGAGGTCACCCAGCGCTCCATGGTCGGCGTCTGGATGATCGGGCTCGAGGACCGGCCCGAGCGCTGCGGGGAGATTCTGCTGAACGAGGTGTTCGGCGAGTCGGTGAAGGCCGGCGAGTCGTGCGAGGTCGGCGTGGGTCTCCGCCCGTTCCGCGACCCCGACGTCGCCGACGCGTTCACCGCGCCGCGGCTCGCCGTCGACGTGGCCGACTTCCACACCTATGCCGTCGAGTGGACCGCGGAACGGGCCGACTTCTTCGTTGACGACGAGCAGGTCCACACCAGCGCCAAGCCGCCGCGGTACCCCATGCAGATGGAGATCGCCGTCTTCGACTTCCCCGACAAGTCCACCGGCGACGACCACGACGCGGTCCCCGCGCTGGTCGTCGACTGGGTCCGCCAGTACGCCTGA
- a CDS encoding DEAD/DEAH box helicase — MTDLSWLEGSLDAGSIQRADHEAKRRIVREALRSVEAPDGAVSDVPSQRTAAEDSSSLTFVSRSLDLVAWDAIVSSDRANPQTRQLCAQAFALARTQLDEVPADTRRIALLRTACLGWLADEPTLATRLLVDEAISPLATTSNSWGDIVREGVIDVWLIILRKNGWSDIDLLAQRLAGLRSSQDELERAYLNNLGDMARTGAFELVASYHLLKAGELMAEYLAEGKITTEGGNTRFDIRERLQGHFDRAIDAASSSQDIELEELIRLLRPTSEQIVDNSLWTVARAVSPRTSEFVAALIGRGRGRPIFEALPPQRHALAEQGLIRSSFRSVVVSLPTSAGKTLIAEFRILQALSAYREQGGWVAYLAPTRALVNQVTRRLRQDLGSLGIRVERVSPALEVDGLEAGIFSEDDPDRQFQIVVSTPEKLDLLLRTGWEERIGRPLCLVVVDEAHNLSTPTRGIRLELLLATINREAQDAAFILLTPFIRNAQQIAAWLDPASNQAIGMTIDWTPNDRIIALAHRQRGGKRGDYHVELETLVTSRSTLGVADALPVGGNRPLHQTYSDAGSPGSLAAATSAILAGRGTTITLAQRPSYAWALAQKLGDTTPPLSARSAELDAIKTVVAAEFGANFPLLDLLDRGIGLHHGGLPDEVRTVIEYLVERGDINHLVATTTIAQGVNFPVANVVLASHQFPYGVDIPTADFWNLAGRAGRVDQGEVGLVALAAPDAERADKLRTFVERSVLDLNSTLVSLVQEAIETSGQLALHTLTYQEGWSAFAQFLAHTYRQFPSHREFASEIDQILRGSFGYQELRRVDPIAANTLIEAVRSYTERLTGRPLSLVDSTGFSWESVSATLGRLSERRLDRDIWSEDIFAGEHRPLSDLVGVMLQVPELRENLLELAIEHGDAGGTYIANVVSDWVNGRAVTDIADDYFRRPGDNQLVAVTRCCQRLFGDIAPTIAWGLSAMQAMTLAGVFDDLPPEEQRSLRNVPSFVFYGVNDEASIAMRLLGVPRSAASQLAAAMHSEQMMTGVRDDSELQIGEIRERLSRLSQSDWVRFLGDAGNAYQAVWEIMDGSR; from the coding sequence ATGACTGACCTCTCATGGCTCGAAGGATCACTCGATGCCGGTTCGATCCAGCGGGCGGACCACGAGGCAAAACGCCGAATCGTGCGTGAAGCGCTACGCTCGGTTGAGGCTCCCGACGGCGCTGTGAGCGACGTGCCCTCGCAACGCACAGCAGCGGAGGACTCATCAAGTCTGACATTTGTCAGCCGCAGTCTCGATCTCGTTGCCTGGGATGCAATCGTTTCTTCCGACCGCGCAAACCCTCAAACTCGACAGCTCTGTGCCCAAGCGTTCGCTCTAGCTCGAACACAACTAGATGAGGTACCCGCGGATACGCGACGAATCGCACTTCTCCGCACCGCATGCTTGGGCTGGCTTGCAGACGAACCCACTCTGGCCACTCGACTACTCGTCGATGAGGCTATTTCGCCATTAGCAACGACTTCTAACTCTTGGGGCGACATAGTACGAGAAGGCGTTATCGACGTCTGGCTGATCATTTTGAGAAAGAATGGCTGGAGCGACATCGATCTGTTGGCTCAGCGTTTAGCAGGGCTGCGATCCAGCCAGGATGAGCTAGAGCGCGCTTATCTCAACAACCTCGGTGACATGGCGCGCACTGGGGCGTTCGAGCTTGTTGCTTCATATCACCTGCTAAAGGCGGGCGAATTGATGGCGGAGTACCTGGCGGAGGGTAAGATCACCACCGAAGGTGGTAATACTCGCTTCGATATTCGAGAGCGCCTACAGGGGCACTTCGATCGCGCAATTGATGCCGCTTCTAGCTCGCAAGATATCGAGCTAGAAGAACTCATCCGGCTTCTGCGCCCAACGTCAGAGCAAATCGTCGACAACAGTTTGTGGACCGTCGCACGTGCAGTTAGCCCTCGCACGTCCGAATTCGTTGCAGCCCTAATAGGGCGTGGGCGGGGGCGGCCAATTTTCGAAGCCTTACCGCCACAGCGACACGCACTAGCGGAGCAAGGGCTAATCCGGTCGTCATTTCGCAGCGTAGTCGTTAGCCTTCCCACCAGCGCCGGCAAGACTCTAATAGCCGAATTCCGCATCTTACAGGCGCTAAGCGCCTACCGGGAACAGGGAGGTTGGGTCGCGTATCTTGCTCCAACCCGCGCCCTTGTCAATCAAGTAACGCGACGGCTGCGTCAGGACCTCGGCAGTCTCGGAATAAGGGTTGAACGCGTGAGCCCAGCCCTGGAAGTCGACGGCCTAGAAGCAGGAATTTTTAGTGAAGACGATCCGGATCGCCAATTTCAGATTGTAGTCTCGACTCCAGAGAAACTCGACCTTCTACTGAGAACCGGATGGGAAGAGAGAATAGGCCGACCCCTCTGCCTTGTCGTCGTAGATGAAGCGCACAACTTGTCGACACCGACCCGCGGAATACGTCTGGAACTACTTCTGGCGACGATTAACCGAGAAGCGCAAGATGCAGCGTTCATTCTACTGACGCCTTTCATTCGGAACGCGCAGCAGATCGCGGCCTGGCTGGACCCAGCAAGTAACCAAGCAATCGGTATGACAATTGACTGGACGCCAAACGACCGAATCATTGCGCTGGCGCACCGACAACGTGGGGGAAAGCGCGGCGACTATCATGTTGAGCTAGAAACCCTTGTCACCAGCCGTAGCACTCTTGGCGTTGCTGACGCGCTACCCGTGGGCGGAAATAGGCCTCTTCACCAGACGTACTCTGATGCCGGTTCTCCAGGCTCCCTTGCTGCGGCCACCTCCGCTATTCTAGCTGGTCGCGGAACGACGATTACGCTTGCACAGAGACCGTCATATGCGTGGGCGTTGGCGCAGAAATTAGGGGATACGACTCCTCCCCTTTCCGCGCGCTCAGCCGAGCTGGATGCTATAAAGACAGTTGTAGCAGCAGAGTTCGGAGCAAACTTTCCCCTCCTAGACCTCCTCGATCGTGGGATCGGCCTCCACCACGGCGGGCTGCCCGACGAGGTTCGAACCGTAATTGAATATCTCGTTGAGCGTGGCGACATTAATCATCTTGTCGCAACGACAACAATCGCTCAGGGCGTCAACTTTCCTGTAGCAAATGTCGTTCTCGCATCTCATCAGTTTCCTTACGGTGTAGATATACCTACCGCAGACTTCTGGAATCTTGCAGGTAGGGCGGGGCGCGTCGATCAGGGAGAGGTGGGCCTCGTAGCGCTTGCGGCTCCCGATGCCGAACGAGCGGACAAGCTTCGGACCTTCGTTGAACGAAGCGTTCTAGATCTAAACTCGACCCTCGTTTCGTTAGTACAGGAGGCGATCGAAACATCTGGGCAATTGGCCCTCCACACGCTGACGTATCAAGAAGGCTGGTCAGCGTTTGCTCAGTTTCTGGCGCACACGTATCGACAGTTTCCCAGTCACCGCGAATTTGCCAGCGAGATCGACCAGATCCTTAGAGGCTCCTTTGGATATCAGGAGCTGCGAAGAGTAGATCCAATAGCAGCCAACACGCTGATTGAGGCGGTCCGTTCATACACTGAACGACTCACGGGTCGCCCCCTATCGCTAGTCGACAGTACCGGTTTCTCGTGGGAGAGCGTGTCAGCCACACTTGGGCGGCTTTCGGAGCGAAGACTTGATCGAGACATATGGTCCGAGGACATCTTCGCAGGCGAGCATCGACCTCTATCGGATCTTGTCGGCGTGATGCTTCAGGTTCCGGAACTCCGTGAGAACCTCCTGGAACTTGCAATAGAGCACGGAGACGCGGGCGGAACGTACATTGCCAACGTAGTAAGTGACTGGGTAAACGGCAGAGCGGTGACGGATATCGCCGATGACTACTTCCGGCGACCTGGTGACAACCAGCTTGTGGCCGTAACGAGATGCTGTCAAAGGCTGTTCGGAGACATTGCTCCTACAATCGCGTGGGGGCTCTCAGCAATGCAAGCAATGACCCTCGCAGGCGTATTCGATGACCTGCCACCTGAGGAACAACGCTCCCTGAGAAACGTCCCTTCTTTTGTATTCTATGGGGTAAACGACGAGGCATCGATTGCGATGCGTCTTCTTGGGGTTCCGCGATCAGCGGCGTCGCAGTTGGCAGCCGCCATGCACTCCGAACAGATGATGACCGGTGTACGCGATGACAGCGAACTACAAATAGGTGAGATTCGCGAGAGATTGTCGCGCTTGAGCCAGAGCGATTGGGTCAGGTTTCTTGGCGATGCCGGGAATGCTTACCAAGCGGTCTGGGAAATAATGGACGGCTCGCGCTAG